Proteins co-encoded in one Opitutus terrae PB90-1 genomic window:
- a CDS encoding MBL fold metallo-hydrolase, whose product MNRRDFLVRSSLLVSAGLLFPRSLVRAQAPVGSAKAAPVPAATEFRPLRRGVGLFTGRGGTIGWLSNQDALAVVDTQFPDTAAICLAGLPERGSRLIDVVINTHHHGDHTGGNGVFKAAAKTIVAHQNVPKLQMARAEKDGTVDKQVFADTTFVEAWRHDLGDETVTAQYFGPAHTSGDIVVHFERANVVHLGDLMFNRLYPVIDRPGGASIRGWIQRLEEVVKTYPADAIYIFGHGNAKFGVTGGPADLNGFRDYLSALLTHVEKQIAAGRSKDEIVALENFPGFPDYHQPRPNRLTANLGVAYDELTEKRS is encoded by the coding sequence ATGAACCGCCGCGACTTTCTCGTTCGTTCTTCGTTGCTGGTTTCCGCGGGGCTGTTGTTCCCGCGTTCTCTGGTGCGCGCCCAAGCGCCGGTCGGATCCGCCAAAGCCGCGCCTGTGCCAGCCGCCACCGAGTTTCGCCCGCTGCGGCGCGGCGTGGGACTGTTCACCGGGCGGGGTGGCACGATCGGTTGGCTGTCCAACCAGGACGCGCTGGCGGTCGTGGACACACAGTTTCCTGACACCGCCGCGATCTGCCTGGCGGGACTGCCGGAGCGTGGCAGCCGATTGATCGATGTCGTGATCAACACGCACCACCACGGCGACCACACGGGCGGCAATGGCGTGTTCAAGGCGGCGGCGAAGACGATCGTCGCGCACCAGAATGTCCCGAAGCTGCAGATGGCCCGCGCGGAAAAGGACGGCACCGTCGACAAGCAGGTGTTTGCCGACACGACGTTTGTCGAGGCGTGGCGGCACGATCTCGGCGACGAGACGGTGACCGCACAGTATTTCGGGCCGGCGCACACGAGCGGCGACATCGTCGTGCACTTCGAGCGCGCCAATGTCGTGCACTTAGGCGACCTGATGTTCAACCGGCTCTATCCCGTCATTGACCGGCCGGGCGGCGCGAGCATTCGCGGTTGGATCCAGAGGTTGGAGGAGGTGGTGAAGACCTATCCGGCGGATGCGATTTACATCTTCGGCCACGGCAACGCGAAATTCGGCGTGACTGGTGGGCCGGCGGATCTGAACGGTTTCCGCGATTATCTGAGCGCGCTGCTCACGCACGTGGAGAAGCAGATCGCCGCGGGCCGGAGCAAGGACGAGATCGTCGCGCTCGAGAACTTCCCGGGCTTCCCGGACTACCATCAACCGCGGCCGAACCGACTTACGGCGAACCTCGGCGTCGCTTACGACGAGCTGACGGAGAAGCGCAGCTGA
- a CDS encoding Kelch repeat-containing protein has protein sequence MRSILPVSLGLLMLAPFAARALTTEKKLASPALQLPQLSVPANVPLQKVAELRMLEPRFAPAAVAHGNFIYIIGGSGRNDAPLASVERFDVRTGRSEPFTTLQTPRLWHQAVLVGDKIYVLGGDSLNGISPSWPSPSLHGPVSIDADTDEIGARWAAREWVQFGPTTPYRPFPSSPLLYASAPQPARPGRNPLSSVEIIDLATGATAAGPALPKPRTNFACAAVGRHIFVIGGRTLSAAGPIVSNRVFILDTASATWTEGAPTPHVRSDAAAAVVSGGFILVSGGYRRPFALDAVDVLNPRTGHWTEIAPLTRPTSAHSLVFFGHQLFLFGDYDNPGELIAYDLNRKTSETFTLQYKASRHTAAVVANDQIFVIGGRTNRYQPPTDLIQVFAPVRS, from the coding sequence ATGAGATCGATCCTTCCCGTCTCGCTTGGCTTGCTCATGCTCGCGCCGTTTGCCGCGCGCGCGCTCACGACCGAGAAAAAACTAGCCTCCCCGGCGCTGCAGCTGCCTCAGCTGAGTGTTCCCGCGAACGTGCCGCTGCAGAAGGTGGCCGAACTCCGGATGCTGGAACCGCGGTTCGCACCGGCGGCCGTCGCTCACGGCAATTTCATCTATATCATCGGGGGCAGCGGCCGGAACGACGCGCCGCTCGCCTCCGTCGAGCGCTTCGACGTGCGCACGGGCCGGTCCGAGCCGTTCACAACGCTGCAGACGCCGCGGCTCTGGCATCAGGCCGTGCTCGTCGGCGATAAGATTTACGTGCTCGGCGGCGATTCGCTCAACGGCATATCTCCGAGTTGGCCCAGCCCATCACTTCACGGACCAGTATCGATCGACGCCGATACGGACGAGATCGGCGCCCGCTGGGCCGCACGTGAATGGGTCCAGTTCGGCCCCACCACACCCTACCGACCATTTCCCTCGTCGCCGTTGTTGTATGCCTCTGCGCCACAACCGGCCCGCCCAGGACGCAATCCGCTCTCCTCGGTGGAAATCATCGATCTCGCCACGGGCGCGACTGCGGCTGGACCAGCGTTGCCCAAGCCGCGTACGAATTTTGCCTGCGCCGCGGTGGGACGCCATATTTTCGTCATCGGCGGGCGCACATTGTCTGCCGCCGGCCCAATCGTGAGCAATCGCGTCTTCATTCTCGACACGGCGAGCGCCACATGGACTGAAGGCGCGCCCACGCCGCATGTCCGCTCCGATGCCGCGGCCGCCGTGGTCAGCGGCGGTTTCATCCTCGTCTCCGGTGGTTATCGGCGCCCCTTCGCTCTGGACGCGGTCGACGTGTTGAATCCGCGCACTGGCCACTGGACGGAGATCGCCCCGCTGACGCGCCCTACCAGCGCCCACTCGCTCGTATTCTTCGGTCACCAGCTCTTCCTGTTCGGCGATTATGACAATCCCGGCGAGCTGATCGCCTACGATCTGAACCGGAAAACCTCGGAGACCTTCACGCTGCAATATAAGGCCTCACGCCACACCGCCGCCGTCGTCGCGAACGACCAAATCTTCGTGATCGGCGGCCGCACCAACCGGTACCAACCCCCGACGGACCTGATCCAGGTCTTCGCGCCCGTACGCAGCTGA
- a CDS encoding alpha/beta hydrolase family protein yields the protein MRTLPRLATFVFASAVGLSLASAATAEKSAAATAAPDSLFDYDRSAPLDVREVMRETRAGALIRDVTFAAGKDLVAATIVAPEKGGGSLAGILYVHWLGEPATTNRTEFLVEATALTGQGIVSVLVEAMWAEEDWYKKRIPEEDYAHSIQQVIELRRALDLLLAQPGIDPKRIAYVGHDFGAMYGAVMGAVDRRPTTYVLMAGTPHFIDWFLFAQKPKSLDDYRKQLASLDPVNFVGRLAPAPVFFQFAAHDEYVSAAASAEFYGAAQPRKQAAHYDAGHDLRNPAAAADRVTWLIRLLAKSE from the coding sequence ATGCGAACCCTCCCCCGACTCGCCACCTTCGTTTTCGCCTCGGCTGTGGGCCTTTCGCTCGCGTCAGCCGCTACCGCCGAAAAGTCTGCGGCCGCGACAGCCGCGCCGGATTCGCTGTTCGACTACGACCGCTCCGCCCCGCTCGACGTGCGCGAGGTGATGCGGGAGACGCGCGCTGGTGCACTGATTCGCGATGTCACTTTCGCCGCGGGCAAGGATCTGGTCGCGGCCACGATCGTTGCTCCCGAAAAAGGCGGAGGTTCGCTCGCGGGCATCCTTTACGTGCACTGGCTCGGCGAGCCAGCGACGACAAATCGCACCGAGTTCCTCGTCGAGGCGACCGCGCTCACCGGACAAGGCATCGTCTCGGTGCTCGTCGAGGCGATGTGGGCCGAGGAGGACTGGTATAAGAAGCGGATTCCGGAGGAGGATTACGCGCACTCGATCCAGCAGGTGATCGAACTGCGCCGCGCGCTCGACCTGTTGCTCGCGCAACCGGGGATTGATCCGAAACGAATCGCTTACGTCGGGCACGACTTTGGCGCGATGTATGGTGCCGTGATGGGCGCGGTGGATCGGCGTCCGACGACCTATGTGCTCATGGCCGGTACGCCACACTTCATCGACTGGTTCCTGTTCGCGCAAAAACCCAAATCGCTCGACGATTACCGAAAGCAACTCGCGTCGCTCGATCCGGTGAACTTCGTCGGCCGGCTCGCGCCGGCGCCGGTCTTCTTCCAGTTCGCGGCGCACGACGAGTATGTCTCCGCGGCCGCTTCGGCCGAGTTCTACGGCGCCGCGCAGCCACGCAAACAAGCCGCGCACTACGACGCCGGGCACGATCTCCGGAATCCCGCTGCGGCGGCCGATCGCGTCACCTGGTTGATCCGGCTGCTCGCGAAATCAGAGTAG
- a CDS encoding ABC transporter ATP-binding protein, whose amino-acid sequence MNESNPVLAEATGVWKSYDRGRIPVLREINLVVRAGDLVALWGASGSGKSTLLHLLGGLDAPDRGELRVCGLDPRHEANRVTLRRHHLGFVFQLHNLIPDLTVEENLRVPALATGAPRHATTARIRELTELVGIAHRLTHRIQDLSGGERQRTAICRALINRPALLLADEPTGSLDESTGATVFALLKQLAERDRIAVVLATHERRFAEACQRILRVRDGRLDEIAA is encoded by the coding sequence ATGAATGAGTCGAACCCTGTGCTCGCCGAGGCCACCGGCGTGTGGAAGAGCTACGATCGCGGCCGGATCCCCGTACTGCGGGAGATCAATCTCGTGGTCCGCGCGGGCGATCTCGTCGCGTTGTGGGGCGCCTCCGGCTCGGGGAAAAGCACGCTGCTTCATCTGCTCGGTGGACTGGACGCCCCGGACCGCGGCGAGCTGCGTGTGTGCGGTCTCGATCCGCGTCACGAGGCAAACCGCGTTACGCTTCGCCGTCACCACCTCGGTTTCGTGTTTCAGCTCCACAATCTGATCCCGGATCTGACCGTGGAGGAGAATCTGCGGGTCCCCGCGCTGGCGACCGGCGCTCCGCGCCACGCGACCACGGCGCGGATTCGCGAGCTCACCGAACTCGTCGGTATCGCACACCGGCTTACCCATCGGATCCAAGACCTTTCCGGCGGCGAACGGCAGCGCACGGCGATCTGCCGTGCCTTGATCAACCGGCCCGCACTGCTACTGGCCGACGAACCGACCGGCTCGCTCGACGAGAGCACCGGCGCCACCGTGTTCGCGCTACTCAAGCAGCTCGCAGAGCGTGACCGCATCGCCGTTGTCCTCGCCACGCACGAGCGCCGGTTCGCCGAAGCGTGCCAGCGGATTCTGCGCGTGCGCGATGGACGGTTGGACGAGATCGCCGCATGA
- a CDS encoding YceI family protein, with amino-acid sequence MGLVLPAQAADKPLVFDSAQSHVNVAVHATVDSFTGQLTHFDPIVTVDDAGKVTTARLAFHFRDLETGKAKRNDAMHKWQQSDTFPDGTFVLSSLEPAGTDAFSATGQLTLHGVTREVRFPLTIARQGSVYVIDGDAPLDTRNFGLPIIRMFAVLKVDPVVRVQFHLQGQPQS; translated from the coding sequence TTGGGCCTCGTTCTTCCGGCCCAGGCCGCGGACAAGCCTCTCGTCTTCGATTCCGCTCAATCCCACGTCAACGTCGCCGTCCACGCGACCGTGGACTCCTTCACCGGCCAGCTCACGCACTTCGATCCGATCGTCACCGTCGACGATGCCGGCAAGGTCACCACCGCCCGGCTCGCGTTTCATTTTCGCGACCTCGAAACCGGCAAGGCGAAGCGCAACGACGCCATGCACAAATGGCAGCAGTCCGACACGTTTCCCGATGGCACGTTCGTCCTCAGTTCGCTCGAGCCCGCCGGCACCGACGCGTTCAGCGCCACGGGCCAGCTCACGCTGCACGGCGTGACGCGCGAAGTCCGATTTCCGCTCACGATCGCGCGACAGGGTTCGGTCTATGTCATCGACGGCGACGCACCGCTCGACACGCGCAACTTCGGGCTGCCGATCATCCGGATGTTCGCCGTGCTCAAGGTCGATCCGGTGGTGCGCGTCCAGTTTCATCTGCAAGGCCAGCCGCAGTCATGA
- a CDS encoding polyprenyl synthetase family protein: protein MRLVALPALRARLLDALDRHLPTHAHAEPSLRAALRQLASHPGKLVRAQLVLIGAEQHGWSAAAAEQLACAIEFFHVASLVLDDLPCMDNAETRRGQPCVHRRHGDATAILAALALINRAYALAGEAFLRAPRTVRRAAVTCLHRALGHAGLVGGQAWDLAFARTDRSSRTVAKIAAAKTGALFELTVLLPALAAPASGVERRWLRALCVYWGLQFQAADDLRDVLLTSVAAGKTTQRDQLMARPNLALALGVPAARHRLARLDTQIRRTLHQLNACSSRWDYLRQFHDTASALLARPVEAETVAA, encoded by the coding sequence ATGAGACTTGTCGCGCTTCCCGCGCTGCGAGCCAGGCTGCTCGACGCGCTCGATCGGCATCTGCCGACCCACGCCCACGCCGAACCCTCGCTGCGGGCCGCGCTGCGCCAGCTCGCCTCCCATCCTGGCAAGCTGGTCCGGGCGCAGCTGGTGCTGATCGGCGCGGAACAGCACGGTTGGTCCGCCGCCGCCGCCGAACAACTCGCCTGCGCGATCGAGTTCTTTCACGTCGCCTCGCTGGTGCTCGACGATCTGCCGTGCATGGACAACGCGGAGACCCGCCGCGGCCAGCCCTGTGTGCATCGGCGTCACGGCGACGCGACCGCGATCCTCGCGGCGCTCGCGTTGATAAACCGGGCCTACGCGCTCGCCGGCGAGGCGTTTCTCCGTGCGCCGCGCACCGTGCGGCGTGCGGCGGTGACGTGCCTTCACCGTGCGCTCGGCCACGCCGGCCTCGTCGGCGGCCAGGCGTGGGATCTCGCCTTCGCGCGCACCGACCGCTCCAGCCGCACCGTGGCAAAGATCGCCGCCGCGAAAACCGGTGCGCTCTTCGAGCTGACGGTGCTCCTGCCGGCGCTCGCCGCGCCCGCTTCCGGGGTAGAACGACGCTGGCTGCGCGCGCTCTGCGTTTACTGGGGCCTGCAGTTCCAGGCGGCGGATGATCTGCGCGACGTGCTGCTCACCAGCGTCGCCGCCGGCAAGACCACGCAACGCGACCAATTGATGGCGCGCCCGAATCTCGCGCTGGCGCTCGGCGTGCCCGCGGCACGACACCGACTCGCACGACTCGATACGCAAATCCGCCGGACGCTGCACCAACTGAATGCCTGCAGCAGCCGTTGGGACTACCTCCGGCAGTTTCACGACACGGCGTCTGCATTGCTCGCGCGACCCGTCGAAGCGGAGACGGTCGCCGCATGA
- a CDS encoding cbb3-type cytochrome c oxidase subunit II, with amino-acid sequence MNPTAPNPGQPGWRSWLAACGTIAATYFYFLIFAEFAFLELATAAMAAPDRLRPLMLVLGSGGIFGALFGAARFRSERAPQQLAWTLRACAVGAVVAWFAHGAFLLFLAAALTGVSLGWLTVALASSLQSAAGPTRLGWCVGLGTGLAYALCNVPVIFRAAPSTQTLLAASAAALASFLPRWLSAATQPAVSDAEYSGLPALRWVLVLLALVWLDSAAFYVVQHSTQLRAITWQGDATLWANAGVHLLAAVGAGALLDCQRRGTVSTVAMISLGLAGLILSGVLPGDAVAVWCYTAGVSLYSTVLVEYPARSGRPFLAALVFAVAGWLGSAFGIGMAQDLHRIPVAFVVAAVAVVATALTWRRYTLRLGAIAALVLTALPAVRADQPEPLVTLGREVYIAEGCIHCHSQYIRPRLAADVALWGPARPLAEAKADQPPLFGTRRQGPDLSQVGSRRTPEWNRLHLMHPQAVSPGSRMPSYAHLFTAGDDRGDALVAYLESLGGDAVAERRQQIAAWQPDTRQVLPPDEAGKLFARLCVQCHGPQGQGDGPLAHQLSVRPPNWTTDPWRHPAHDAPLETVVSRIIKFGVPGLPMAGHEYLPDGDVVGLARYVISLHR; translated from the coding sequence ATGAATCCGACTGCACCAAATCCGGGCCAACCGGGATGGCGCTCGTGGCTCGCGGCGTGCGGCACGATCGCGGCGACCTATTTCTATTTTCTCATCTTTGCTGAATTCGCGTTCCTCGAGCTCGCCACCGCGGCGATGGCCGCTCCCGACCGGCTGCGGCCGCTGATGCTGGTGCTCGGCAGCGGCGGGATTTTCGGTGCGCTTTTCGGTGCAGCGCGATTTCGATCCGAACGCGCACCGCAGCAGCTCGCGTGGACGCTTCGTGCCTGCGCCGTCGGTGCGGTCGTCGCGTGGTTCGCGCATGGCGCCTTTCTCCTCTTTTTGGCCGCAGCGTTGACCGGAGTGTCCCTCGGTTGGCTGACGGTCGCGCTCGCATCGTCGCTCCAGTCCGCCGCGGGCCCGACGCGGCTCGGCTGGTGCGTGGGCCTCGGGACCGGACTCGCCTACGCGCTGTGCAATGTGCCGGTGATCTTTCGCGCGGCGCCAAGCACGCAGACGCTCCTCGCCGCGAGCGCAGCCGCGCTCGCATCCTTTCTGCCGCGCTGGCTGTCCGCCGCGACGCAGCCGGCGGTGAGCGATGCCGAATATTCCGGGCTGCCCGCACTGCGCTGGGTCCTCGTGCTGCTCGCGCTCGTGTGGCTCGACTCAGCAGCCTTCTACGTGGTCCAGCATTCGACGCAGTTGCGCGCGATCACGTGGCAAGGCGACGCGACGCTGTGGGCCAACGCCGGGGTTCATCTGCTCGCCGCGGTCGGCGCAGGCGCGCTGCTTGATTGCCAGCGACGCGGCACGGTCTCCACGGTCGCGATGATCTCGCTGGGACTCGCCGGATTGATCCTGAGCGGCGTGCTGCCCGGCGACGCGGTCGCCGTGTGGTGCTACACCGCCGGCGTTTCGCTCTACTCGACCGTGCTGGTCGAATATCCCGCTCGCAGCGGTCGGCCGTTTCTCGCCGCGCTGGTGTTTGCCGTCGCCGGCTGGCTCGGCTCGGCCTTCGGCATCGGCATGGCGCAGGATCTGCACCGAATTCCGGTCGCCTTCGTCGTCGCTGCCGTCGCGGTGGTGGCCACGGCGCTGACATGGCGTCGCTATACGCTTCGGCTCGGCGCGATCGCCGCGCTGGTGCTGACCGCGCTGCCCGCAGTGCGCGCAGACCAGCCCGAGCCACTCGTCACGCTCGGTCGCGAGGTTTACATCGCGGAAGGCTGCATCCACTGCCACTCGCAATATATCCGGCCGCGGCTCGCCGCAGACGTGGCGCTCTGGGGTCCCGCGCGACCGCTCGCGGAGGCGAAAGCCGATCAGCCGCCGCTCTTCGGCACCCGCCGGCAGGGCCCCGATCTCTCGCAGGTGGGTAGCCGCCGCACGCCGGAGTGGAACCGGCTGCACCTGATGCATCCGCAGGCGGTCTCACCCGGCTCGCGGATGCCAAGCTACGCGCACCTTTTCACGGCCGGCGATGACCGCGGCGACGCGCTGGTCGCCTACCTGGAGTCGCTCGGTGGCGATGCGGTTGCCGAGCGCCGGCAGCAGATCGCCGCGTGGCAGCCCGACACGCGCCAGGTGCTCCCGCCCGACGAAGCGGGGAAACTTTTCGCCCGTCTCTGCGTGCAGTGCCACGGGCCGCAGGGCCAGGGCGACGGCCCATTGGCGCACCAGCTGAGCGTCCGGCCGCCCAACTGGACGACCGACCCATGGCGACACCCAGCGCACGACGCACCGCTCGAGACCGTGGTGAGCCGGATCATCAAATTTGGCGTGCCCGGCTTGCCGATGGCCGGACACGAATATCTGCCGGACGGTGACGTCGTTGGTCTCGCACGCTACGTGATCAGCCTGCATCGCTGA
- a CDS encoding ABC transporter permease: protein MSDAPRHQAGGRLQVLSLAGTNLRRHRWRALIGTAGIAFGVAAMLTILAIVTGAIGMFQRILSSDSHYLVFERNVSDLFFSSVTRDQIAAIRARPEVESAHPVLFGIVSAPDHPVITCFGIEATDPRLAKAEWRAGRAADFGLHDGEIYLGSRAAEFLGASAGQTLAIGRGSFRVAGIFKTENGFEDGGVFLPLKAAQEFFHRGDAASVVTVKLRDQSTGAVFKRALEAAEPGVIALENREFNSSYNSFKILNFTAWAVGICAFCLGGLGVANTMLLSVFTRIREIAVLRVCGFSRRQVAWLIFGEAAAIAAAGVVIGLALGYTLLFALEQVPQFQGYVQAVVQPVVLLGIVATAFVTAAAGAVYPARFASRIEPAEALRYE, encoded by the coding sequence ATGAGCGACGCGCCACGGCATCAGGCGGGCGGACGCCTGCAGGTGCTCTCGCTCGCGGGCACGAATCTGCGCCGGCATCGCTGGCGCGCGCTGATCGGCACGGCCGGCATCGCGTTCGGCGTCGCCGCCATGCTCACGATCCTCGCCATCGTTACCGGCGCGATCGGGATGTTTCAACGCATCCTCTCGAGCGACAGCCATTACCTCGTTTTCGAGCGCAACGTCTCGGACCTGTTCTTCAGCTCCGTCACTCGCGATCAGATCGCCGCGATTCGGGCGCGGCCCGAAGTCGAGTCCGCGCATCCCGTGCTGTTCGGCATCGTGTCCGCACCCGACCATCCCGTCATCACCTGCTTCGGCATCGAGGCGACCGATCCGCGGCTCGCGAAAGCCGAGTGGCGCGCCGGCCGCGCCGCAGACTTCGGCCTGCACGACGGCGAGATCTATCTCGGCTCACGCGCCGCCGAATTCCTCGGCGCGAGCGCCGGCCAGACGCTCGCGATTGGTCGCGGTTCGTTTCGCGTGGCGGGAATCTTCAAAACCGAAAATGGCTTCGAGGACGGTGGCGTCTTCCTTCCGCTCAAAGCTGCACAGGAGTTCTTTCACCGCGGTGACGCCGCCTCGGTGGTCACGGTGAAGCTGCGCGACCAGAGCACCGGCGCCGTGTTCAAGCGCGCGCTCGAAGCCGCCGAGCCCGGTGTGATCGCACTCGAAAACCGCGAGTTCAACTCGAGCTACAACAGCTTCAAGATTCTCAATTTCACCGCCTGGGCGGTCGGCATCTGCGCCTTCTGCCTCGGCGGACTCGGCGTCGCGAACACCATGCTGCTTTCGGTGTTCACGCGGATTCGCGAAATCGCCGTGCTGCGCGTGTGTGGATTCTCGCGGCGGCAGGTCGCATGGTTGATCTTTGGCGAAGCGGCCGCCATCGCCGCGGCCGGCGTCGTGATCGGGCTGGCACTCGGCTACACGCTGCTCTTCGCGCTGGAGCAGGTGCCGCAGTTCCAAGGCTACGTGCAGGCGGTCGTCCAGCCGGTCGTGCTGCTCGGCATCGTGGCCACGGCTTTCGTCACGGCGGCGGCGGGCGCCGTTTATCCGGCGCGGTTCGCGTCGCGCATCGAACCCGCGGAGGCGTTGCGCTATGAATGA
- a CDS encoding histidine phosphatase family protein: MTTTLYLVRHAQSLPLMHQPEPDWALSPAGEAQATGLVPALAPLGITRIYTSPYRRCRDTLVPFADACGLEIAVHEGLRERRIAGQWVPDFREVWRRSWEDFSFALDGGECSWTCRARIAAAVDELVHRHPGETLALGSHGNALALFLHFVEPAFGVHDASAIRTPEILKVTHSDGRYHWRRDFHAGAGFEVLATDFRLTPGIVA; this comes from the coding sequence GTGACCACGACGCTGTATCTCGTGCGGCATGCGCAGAGCTTGCCCTTGATGCATCAGCCGGAACCGGATTGGGCGCTCTCGCCCGCCGGCGAAGCTCAGGCGACCGGACTGGTGCCAGCGCTCGCGCCGCTCGGAATCACGCGGATCTACACCAGCCCCTACCGCCGCTGTCGCGACACGCTCGTCCCGTTCGCAGATGCCTGCGGCCTCGAGATCGCCGTGCACGAAGGCCTGCGCGAACGTCGCATCGCCGGGCAGTGGGTGCCGGACTTTCGCGAGGTGTGGCGACGCTCGTGGGAGGATTTCTCGTTCGCGCTCGACGGCGGCGAGTGCTCGTGGACCTGCCGTGCGCGGATCGCCGCCGCGGTGGACGAACTCGTGCACCGTCATCCGGGCGAGACGCTGGCGCTCGGCTCGCATGGCAATGCCCTCGCGCTCTTCCTGCACTTCGTCGAGCCCGCGTTCGGCGTGCACGACGCGAGCGCCATTCGCACACCCGAGATCCTGAAAGTGACTCATTCGGATGGCCGCTATCACTGGCGCCGTGACTTCCATGCAGGCGCCGGCTTCGAGGTGCTCGCCACCGATTTCCGGCTCACGCCGGGCATCGTCGCGTAG
- a CDS encoding ParA family protein has translation MPRATVISLVNMKGGVGKTTVAVNLAAHLARDHALRVLLVDLDPQTNASLSLMPEKAWEKWAAENGTMADVFELDAQRKRDDDHSKLRQCIVPSVVPEIPGLDLVPSHLKLTFLDLDLAARPGRERIFTRKLAKVVDDYDIILCDCPPNLQTATQNALFASDWFLVPMQPDFLSSIGLTLLLDRLDYLKEELEFKIRCLGVIFSRVRGHVNFHQETMARLPDEKGFRKLHFFKTVIPENITISEAPMEAKPVALYDSGAPGAEAFRALAREVLERLG, from the coding sequence ATGCCCAGAGCCACCGTCATTTCGCTCGTGAATATGAAGGGCGGCGTCGGCAAAACCACCGTCGCTGTCAACCTCGCCGCGCATCTGGCCCGTGATCACGCCCTGCGCGTGCTGCTCGTCGATCTCGATCCGCAAACCAACGCCTCACTCAGTCTCATGCCGGAAAAGGCCTGGGAAAAATGGGCCGCGGAAAACGGCACCATGGCCGACGTCTTCGAGCTGGACGCCCAGCGCAAACGCGACGACGACCACTCGAAGCTGCGCCAGTGCATCGTGCCCTCGGTCGTGCCGGAGATCCCCGGACTCGATCTGGTGCCGAGTCATCTGAAACTCACGTTCCTCGATCTCGACCTCGCCGCGCGTCCAGGCCGCGAACGGATTTTCACCCGCAAGCTCGCCAAGGTCGTGGACGACTACGACATCATCCTCTGCGATTGTCCGCCGAACCTGCAGACCGCGACGCAGAACGCGCTCTTCGCCAGCGATTGGTTCCTCGTGCCGATGCAGCCGGACTTCCTCTCGTCCATCGGGCTGACGCTGTTGCTCGATCGGCTCGACTACCTGAAGGAGGAACTCGAATTTAAGATCCGCTGCCTCGGCGTGATCTTCTCGCGCGTGCGCGGCCACGTGAATTTTCACCAGGAGACGATGGCGCGGCTGCCCGACGAGAAGGGCTTCCGAAAACTGCATTTTTTCAAAACGGTGATCCCGGAAAACATCACCATTAGCGAAGCGCCGATGGAGGCGAAGCCGGTCGCGCTCTACGACAGCGGCGCGCCGGGGGCGGAGGCGTTTCGCGCGCTCGCGCGCGAAGTGCTCGAGCGGCTCGGATAA
- a CDS encoding class I SAM-dependent DNA methyltransferase, with product MDAVQQPVAAASTDQAPAGAWADLPRLYRDLAWIWPWWSRPDGDYRTYCHHVLELLSSAGVRHGGSMLVLACGGGTNVSHLKECFAVTGVDLSAEMLALARATNPGCEFVQGDMRTVALERRFDAVFIDDGIGYLVSREDLLAVFRNARKHLRPGGAVIFTADALKETFEQNATTVWPVVETAGEHPAEVTIVENQYDPDPNDDTFETMMLFLIREGGRLRVEQDRHVLGLFSRAIWQEVLREAGFLVREVPYRENDRGYTSFVGVAPTD from the coding sequence ATGGACGCCGTGCAGCAACCCGTGGCCGCCGCGAGCACGGACCAAGCACCGGCGGGCGCGTGGGCCGATCTGCCGCGACTCTATCGCGATCTGGCGTGGATCTGGCCGTGGTGGAGCCGGCCCGACGGCGACTACCGGACTTACTGCCACCATGTGCTGGAATTGCTCTCCAGCGCGGGCGTTCGCCACGGGGGGTCGATGCTGGTATTGGCCTGCGGCGGCGGCACCAACGTGTCGCATCTCAAGGAGTGCTTCGCGGTGACGGGCGTCGACCTGAGTGCGGAGATGCTAGCGCTCGCGCGAGCGACGAACCCGGGGTGCGAGTTTGTCCAGGGCGACATGCGCACCGTCGCGCTGGAGCGCCGGTTCGACGCGGTGTTCATTGACGACGGGATCGGCTACCTCGTGTCGCGGGAGGATCTGCTGGCGGTGTTCCGCAATGCGCGGAAACACCTGCGGCCGGGCGGAGCGGTGATCTTTACCGCGGATGCGTTGAAAGAAACGTTCGAACAGAACGCCACGACCGTGTGGCCAGTCGTCGAGACGGCGGGCGAACACCCAGCCGAGGTGACGATCGTGGAGAACCAATACGACCCGGACCCGAACGACGACACGTTCGAGACGATGATGCTCTTCCTGATCCGCGAAGGCGGTCGGCTGCGCGTCGAGCAGGATCGGCATGTGCTGGGATTGTTCTCACGAGCGATCTGGCAGGAGGTTTTGCGCGAAGCTGGATTCTTGGTGCGTGAGGTGCCCTATCGCG